The genomic window AAATTTTGAACCAATTTTATAATAGTCTAGTGAACAACTTATTTTTTCGCTTGAGTAAATGTCCAAGATTTGAATTTTGTGTGCTTTGACctgaattttaatttattttatgatttttaggggagaaaaaaaagaataagaagaagagggTGAAATTTGCAGAGAATGTGATGGTGAAAGAAATAAgtgaagaaaataaagaagaagaacaaaagaagaagcaaaacagCAGAATAAGAAATTGCATAAACGAAACAAAGGAGATGCCAGCGAACAGAATCGCTCTGTATAACGGGATTATGAGAGATCGAGGCAATAGAATTGCTCGTTGTCACTGATTCTTATACAATTTTCCTTTAGATTTTCGTTGTTTGATGATATTTTAATGTTAAAAGGTTTAGTTGGTTAGATCAAAGATATAGTTGTAGAAGGTAGAACCTTGCATGCAGTTATCTCTTGAGTATCATTAGacattagataataatttagtatTATTTAACTATTTTTGATTATCAACTTTACAAAAAAATAAGTGTATGTAAATCTTCTCAAATTCACTAAAATAGTTTCTCACATCAATAGCAGAAAATCAAAAGTCTTTGTAAATTCAATGTTGAATTTTTATCAACTGTGTTAATGATATTTTGTTATAAATTAGTGAAATTGGCtctgttttctttataatttgaaAAATGGAACATATTTTCTCGTAAGAAGGTTGTTCATTTGATTTAAATAAAGTAATATATTACAAATCAATGTATGTAAACTTGTAAACTTAATCTATTATGCACTaatgaattataactcaaatgacatagtcttttcGTACTCATCTAAAAAGTTGTGGATTCgagtatatatataaaaatatgtattttatattttaaaaattattttattatatttttgtaaatatATTTGATTATTACGATAGATTAAGAAANNNNNNNNNNNNNNNNNNNNNNNNNNNNNNNNNNNNNNNNNNNNNNNNNNNNNNNNNNNNNNNNNNNNNNNNNNNNNNNNNNNNNNNNNNNNNNNNNNNNNNNNNNNNNNNNNNNNNNNNNNNNNNNNNNNNNNNNNNNNNNNNNNNNNNNNNNNNNNTTACTATTTTTATTTCTTCCATGAGAAAATTATTAATAACATTTATGACT from Arachis ipaensis cultivar K30076 chromosome B09, Araip1.1, whole genome shotgun sequence includes these protein-coding regions:
- the LOC110266651 gene encoding uncharacterized protein LOC110266651, whose amino-acid sequence is MASISQGIIVTAVILVSSTVLYFAYSYNNKCSPSSFQIPRDHSSNNPTKQFLRSCLYSGEKKKNKKKRVKFAENVMVKEISEENKEEEQKKKQNSRIRNCINETKEMPANRIALYNGIMRDRGNRIARCH